A single region of the Caballeronia insecticola genome encodes:
- a CDS encoding MFS transporter codes for MMFRRATTRVLLLLCAMYFITYIDRVNVSTAASQFGAELGLSHTQVGFVFSAFAYPYLVFQIIGGWVGDRFGPRRTLTLCAIIWAGATVLTGLAGGFASLIVARLLLGLGEGATFPTATRAMSNWMPADQRGFAQGITHAASRIGNAVAPPLIVWLMVATSWRGAFLITGVISFVWALAWVFYFRDNPRDHPRITDSECATLASYSGVKERAPVPWRTLLGRMAPVTAVYFCYGWVLWLFLGWIPQYFLHSYHMQLGKSALFASGVFFAGVLGDWLGGSVTDRILRKSGNVRLARNLMVGVCMFLTLLSLAPIMFVSDISITLAALCLSAGFFFNEMTIGPMWSVPMDIAPKHSGTAAGIMNSGSALAAIISPVVGGWLIDRTGNWNLPFTVSMVLMAVGIILSFTMRPDRVLSAEDDNADAARVRKFV; via the coding sequence ATGATGTTCCGTCGAGCCACGACCCGCGTATTGCTGCTGCTATGCGCGATGTATTTCATCACCTATATCGACCGGGTCAATGTCAGTACCGCAGCAAGCCAGTTCGGCGCGGAGCTGGGTCTCTCGCATACACAAGTCGGTTTCGTGTTTTCCGCATTCGCGTATCCGTACCTCGTCTTTCAGATCATCGGCGGATGGGTCGGCGACCGCTTCGGGCCGCGCCGCACGCTGACGCTGTGCGCGATCATCTGGGCGGGCGCCACGGTGCTGACCGGACTCGCGGGCGGCTTTGCGTCGCTGATCGTGGCGCGTCTGCTGCTCGGCCTGGGCGAAGGCGCGACCTTCCCGACCGCGACCCGCGCGATGTCCAACTGGATGCCCGCCGATCAACGCGGCTTTGCACAAGGTATTACGCATGCAGCATCCCGAATCGGGAATGCGGTTGCGCCGCCGCTCATCGTCTGGCTGATGGTCGCGACGAGCTGGCGCGGCGCGTTTCTCATCACGGGCGTCATCAGCTTCGTGTGGGCGCTCGCATGGGTCTTCTATTTCCGCGATAACCCGCGCGACCATCCGCGCATCACCGACTCCGAATGCGCGACGCTCGCCTCTTATTCGGGCGTGAAGGAACGCGCGCCGGTGCCGTGGCGCACGTTGCTGGGCCGCATGGCGCCCGTTACCGCGGTGTACTTCTGCTATGGCTGGGTGCTGTGGCTGTTCCTCGGCTGGATTCCGCAATACTTTTTGCACAGCTATCACATGCAACTCGGCAAGTCCGCGCTGTTCGCTTCAGGCGTGTTCTTCGCGGGTGTGCTCGGCGACTGGCTCGGCGGTTCGGTCACCGACCGCATCCTGAGAAAGAGCGGCAACGTGCGTCTCGCGCGCAACCTGATGGTCGGCGTGTGCATGTTCCTGACGCTGCTATCGCTCGCGCCGATCATGTTCGTCTCGGACATCTCGATCACGCTCGCGGCGCTGTGCCTTTCGGCCGGCTTCTTCTTCAACGAAATGACGATCGGCCCGATGTGGTCCGTGCCGATGGATATCGCGCCGAAGCACTCGGGCACCGCCGCCGGCATTATGAATTCAGGTTCCGCGCTCGCGGCGATCATCAGTCCGGTCGTGGGCGGCTGGCTCATCGACCGCACCGGTAACTGGAACTTACCTTTCACCGTGTCGATGGTGCTGATGGCGGTGGGCATCATCCTCTCGTTCACGATGCGGCCCGATCGCGTGCTCAGCGCAGAAGACGACAACGCGGACGCAGCGCGGGTACGCAAGTTCGTCTGA